The Cololabis saira isolate AMF1-May2022 chromosome 5, fColSai1.1, whole genome shotgun sequence genome segment GGCTCCTGTAGCGGAGAAGTTGATCCTCCCAACGTCTGCGTTGGCGTTGGGAGCCCACGCTCATCTCTTTCCCATCTGCGTAACGTGCAGCAGTAGTGGGTCGTCGAGGCTCAGCTGGAGGCTGGAGCATATTCTTCACAAGTGTGGAGGTTCAATCGTGGTCCTTAGTCACGCGTCGGTGAACAGTGAAACCGTGCGAGCGGCAGCCTCGCCGCTGCCTCCAGGTGGAGTAATAACTCTGACTGTGTCTCATCTGACAGGGACTCTGAAGAGGCGGCGAGCGCGGCAGGAAGCCAACTCCCAGGTGCAGCACCAGTCCCAGCACCCGCACGGACACGGCGGCCACGGGGGCCACGGAGGTCACGCCGGGCACGCAGGTCACGGCGGCCAGCGGCAAGCCCggggacagcagcagcagcagcagcagcagcggcaggcCCAGCCCCAGCCCCGGCACCACCGCCAGCCCCGGGAGAACTATCAGATGGGCCAGATGAGACGCTGAGACCCCGCCCCAGCCCTTCCCCCCAATGCCTTGGCTCCTCCTTGTGCCTACAGAGGGAAACAAAAGCATCACTCCATCCAAAGAAAAGCCAGACGTAGTTGTTAGCCATCGTCATATCCTCCATCTATAGACACAACAGACAGAGGCAGAAGAGAAAACACCATCTAGCAACTCGATTGGCTCTTTGTGGAGGAGACTCGACCATCAGCCATTTCCAATGCAGTGTGATCAAGTATcgttttccatctttttttcgttatttctctttattctttttctgtttgttttttttttttctttgaaggaGTGCCAAGGAGTTAAGGAATCGTGTAGCTTTAGTACATTCTGTGATGTGTTTTGCGTTCTTTTGCAACATCTCGTTTGAGTGACGAGCCGTGGCTGCTGGTGAAttgtttttatgcttttcttttggcGTTCTCGCCAGGAATGAGAGACACTTCGTGGAGATTTGCGGCACTTTTGTGATTTACACATGTCAAACTGCGAAAGACACAGGCTCTGGTCTCCCGTGCAGACAAGTCTTCTGCATGTGACTGTAAATATTTAGTGTATTATAAGTGAAAGCAAACTATTTCTTCTACTGTAAATGTGtaattcacttttttcttttatttttcagttagtGCTCTCAGGATTATTAACACACAAATGAAGGAATGATGGTTGTCATGAGTTCCTTGGACCTTGCTGTTGAGGATTCAACTCTCTTGAGTCTCTTCATAGTCCAGTCAGGTGGATCTGTTTCACTCTTAGATTGCTAGATGCTGATTTTCAACAAGCTCAACAATATCACCCTTTTTAGACCTTCTCTGTTCAAGGTccctcttttatttttgttctccGTTATTGTCTTGCTTATGTCCATGTTGTGTAAATCTGCAgcgggtgacgtcaccatggGAGGATCGCCTAGTTGGGCACAACATTTAATTAACGTCTCTTAAGGATCTGTTTTTGGTGATGAAGAATCAATAACCACTAAGTGAAGCCGATGTTCAGAAACGAAGACGAGGGAACGTGAAGGCTGCGCCGGGTTAGTGTAGAAATCATGTTACAGTTAGTTTACATGAGTGTGGAAATAAATtttaaaaatgactaaaaaaaaaattaagattaACTCATTCTATTATTCTTCAGATAGTGAATCTTAAGAACTTATTAGTGTGGGCATGCAGACACATTTATTAAATGTGACTATTAATTGACGAAGGtctgtaatgtgtgtgtgtcgttCCAACGATACTTACTTTGACAGCTATTCATGTTTGTCTTAAAGCAGCTAGACAGAGAGGCTAACGCAGCAGTATTGACGCATTAATCATGAGCCTTCGCTCGGTAGACGAGCGGCCGACCGATCTGCTTGGTTTCTGTTTGGCTTTGTTGTTTTAAGCTTAAAAACTCGCAGCCATCTCCTGGTCACGTCTCATCAGAGGCCGAATCCCCTAAAGAGCTCACGAGTGCAGGATGTTTACATCAGTGTGCCATAAATCTTTAGAAATGAAATCTTTGTGCACAGGTTTGTTTGAAATACAGGAAACACCTGGAAGGTTTCTGGAGCCACTTAAAGTGAATGGACGGAAGGAGACGTGGTCATTTATGAGGGATTGTGTGACTTCAggtgttttcttcttccctctgccGCAGCAAAGGGGCATTCTGAACAACAACAACGGTGTATGGTAGAGTGGTTTTATTTGTACGTTGCAGAGTGCTCCGACTTTGCCCGCAGAGTTCCTCTGCATGGGAGGAAAAGTAGCGCAACGCAGGTTTTTTGCATTCCATGTTGTGCAAGGAGAGATTTCCAGCGCTCGTGACTTTATTTATCCTGGCTCCGATGTTTTTATATGCATGCAGCACTAATCACAACTAATATCTTACAACACTATCCTCATGGGTTTCATAACCTCACGTGCTCTGGAGGGGACATCACCGTTACTTTCACGCCACAGATGAATCGGGCCGGTTGGCGGTTGCTAAAAGTCTTGATGTCTGTACAAACGTGGAGCTCTTCTAGGTGTCGTCTCCAAGGCCACGCCCGTCAGGCCTGCAGGACCTAACCTGTAAACTTGTACAGTACTTGGAAAAATTTGCATTTCATTTGAAAAATGAAATTGACATTTTGATAcatgttcttttcttttatattccAGTTCCCGAGTAACTTGTTCAGAGATGTTCATATGTGATAAACCTTCCTCTCTTCTAAGTTATTTATGTTCTTATATGTGCTAGTTGAACTGCAGTTGCTTATGCTTTTCACCGCCATCGtcaatggaaaaaacaaaaaaaacccagttCAGTGTGATGGAGTTAATGTTACATTCTCATTTTTGTCTTTCTTATCCTGTGGCATGGTTTGGGTAGAAGAGCAGAAGAATAATGCCTGTAAActtaatttctttttaatttcgTAGTCTTGGTAAAGTTTTTAGATAAACGTGCACTGAAAATGTCCAAATTGAGTTGAAATGTCGTAGGTGATGTAGGCcgaaagaacacaagattaaaaAGTACTACTACTGTTTGATTTTAATGTTCACTGTGTTTTATACAGTATCCAAAATTTTTGTTCACTTTGAACATTTTTACTAAAATTTCAAATTGTATTGTGCAAAGAGATGTAATTTTTGGAGTACTTGAAATGCATTAATTAAAAGACTCGTTCAAAATAAATAGACCCCTGTTTACTGTCTGCAAGGCGTGGACTCTGGCTCTGTAGGTGGCGTCTGTTCACATTTAACAGGTCGGTTATTAAAGTAAAGCTCTTGAGGTTTGCTGAAGCGACGCGGGGCTGGGGGCCATGTGACGGGACACCTTGTACTGGTTCTTATGAACTGTCTCTTAGGGGGGGGTCCATTCCTGTCAAGTCTCCCTTTTTGGCCAGGAAACTACCATATTGTACCCCTCTTTCCCGTCGTcctgtattattattttcccgtaaatttcccgttttataatataataattttgaaACGGCAAACTGAATTGcaactaacctcgcgagaactgcccacTGCTgcagcctgggtggcagttctcgcgaggttagagGCGACAACAggagcaaactcggaacaacaaatcagagatggatggatgtaacgaaaGAAGAGGCATTTCAATGTGGAACTGgaaatatttttaataaataagtgTGCTTTCATTCcaatttgtgttttcatttagcctCTATTATAGAAATCACATAcacaggaatgtccacagcatttcagtgtcaacaaaggtcggacTATCAGATTCTGAACACATAATTGTAGCTTGTAAGTGGTTGATAGGCAGATATTTTAGATTCCTCgtaaatcttaaaatgtaagatagcctactggacctcggttgggacccttatttttaaatcaaaaactcGACAGGTATGAGGGGGTCACTGTTGGGGGCGTCGTTCAAACATCTTCCTGGATCTTCCACATTTCATCCCGGGTGGTGCCACCACCGTGGTCCTCCTGGACCTGCCTGGAAACCTCAGTCCAGTTTCGTCTCAGCACCTTGACCCCGCCTCCAGGCTCCGCCCATTGCCGGTGGTCTCGGTCACGTGCTTCTCCATCAGCTGACCCTGGTCCTGATGGCAGCTCATGTTGATGCTTTTGTCTTTTcatttgttgtccttttgttTTTCCCTCCATCTTCGTGTCACCCGGTGGATACACGTAACTCCACGCACGCGCTTGGGTCAGATCCACTCATGTCTGAGCTCCGCCTCTTCTGTGACTTTAAATTAAGCATGTTTTTattaaaagggacctattatggcatctaatacttattttaaacaggccttgaatgtcttaaaaacaagcttttgattgtttttgctaaataaattagaaattcagcctctgagccgtgtctttatcatctcattctctaacctcattatctctgcgggattctgagtgggcggggctatgataatgaggctctgtgctgattggctgcctgaatgacgcgatacaccgctacgaaaaaatggcggaagctccggccggcggagttagttgtgttatataatacatccatggttgtggccgtggtttcaccagcccccgggtctggcactcagaaggcgcgccgattttttccagtggccaaccgcggtactgcaaccaaaaatcccatgcggcccagaaagcttttttcccatagaccgcaatagtaaaagagaagcctctaaaactgttcacaggacacctccagctgtaatccccggcaattactaatctttgtattctatatttttaggtcatggactttatatccgtcaaaaatgttttataacggccagaaaagtaaaagaaaagtctgtttctgggcgtgacgtcacggctgacgtcacagccgtgtccgtgcattccacggatgttttatattaatatatattatataattatattatattaatacattaataatatatgtaatgctatacatgtaataatatacattaattaagatattatattaatacatattatattaatactcgcgtcattgccccggggcatgatgggaggccccagagcatcatgggaggtgactcaactgcgcatgctctatgggccgctgtatgcggaagtaaacccggaagtcagagattttttcggcttatgcgctggctgagcagaatgcattgaaatgaatgggcggccatttttagtctccaatccagtttctataatacatccatgggtttcacgcatcggaggccaacctatgtaaattgcattttcgttacgtaacgaaagggagcagaatcttattggctcgtagatccacatcacactggacggctcatccgggcggctgtacagacactgcagaatttggtttctttcctccttctctgagctggcaggctgaggggagaccactttatatatgttaaagcaagaaaaaacatgtttttcataataggtcccctttaaattcagAAAAGAGTTGATCAGGTTCACACCACCAAATTATTTGTACCCACGTATGTCTCAGGGTACAAGCTTTAAAATGATAAATGGTGTTATGGGAACTGGTTTTATGTTTGTAGATAATCTGCTCTTCTTCTGTCATCAGGAACATTAGTTCAGATGAGCAGCAGAGGGAGCAGCTGCTTTACTAAAGGTGCTGACCCGGTTCACAGGAAACCAGCCTCCCATAGTTCCAGTACTTCTCACTACCTGCAGCTGAACTTTCCTCCAAACATCCTGTAGATTCAGACATTTTTGAACAGAATTGGTGGAAGCAGATTTGCTCAAACTCACATTTATGTCCAACATTAACGTTTACCTCAGCGTCCTCCAACACTGACATCATTCAAAATAAtgcagaaatgtatatatttagtttttccttttttcttataCGTGCATACGTGCCTGGTTTTTACATTCCCCCGTCTCCTCTTTTAACTTTACCTAATGCATTactgcctcattatgcaaatgaggagggcggtccttcttggtccagctcctctactattggtcaataaacaggaaggagCAGGATCGGGCCAAAATCAAGACTAATGCACAACCGGCGGTGACACACTGGGATAAACATACGTACCCTCTCATTGGTTGAAGTGTATGTATAATGCTGCTCTCACTACCTCTTTGTTTACACCATCAGCATCACTGAGGACTGAATATTGTCTAATGGGTTAATTTCTATAATGAACTATTAATGTTATATGTTGTAGGGGTGGTCAAAGGGAAAttataaaacataaacaaacaaagcagCTAGTGTATATTAACTATAAATCTGAACTTTAATAGTAGTTTATGTCTTAAATTTGTGCAATGGTCTAGATTTTGGCCTTATCCTGctccttcctgtttattgaccaagAAGAACcgccctcctcatttgcataatgaggcagaaattaATAAGTTAAAGTAAAAATAGGAGACGAGGGAATGTAAACACAAGGAATGCACGTttaaggatatatatatatatatatatatatatatatatatatatatatatatatatatatatatatatatatatatatatatatatatatatgtatatatatgtatatgtatatatatgtatgtatatgtatatatatatatttcatttttttcatttcatttcatttattccattcatggtatatcttcttaacaatgttgtacaaaattccaagaagtacacattatcaccatgaaagaaaaggagcaggaagaagaaaacttatgatacctgcccctctgttaatacaattacattgacttgctgaacaccaatctatctatacatatataaacaagaaaacaaacaaaaataccactcttctatctattttttttctctttctccttcttcttttttgtaggcactaatctcttcttttttaaacattttcttaagctgacacaaacttgtgcaacttttcagttccttgctttgtctatgccataattttacacctgtaacagaaatacacatttgttttatgtttagccttgcaaaagtatgtttgaaatcaaattTAAGTCTGTCATCCTCATCCtacaatctgaacaaattttgtaactgttctggtaatgatcttttttttgctttgaacattatttttaaagtttgaagttcaactatATCCACTATTTTCAATAAACCTgccgaaataaatatatatatatatatatatatatatatatatatatatatatatatatatatatatatatatatatatatatatatatatatatatatatatatatgtctgctTTTATGTAGAATGATGTCAGTTGGTCCTCCATACTACTCATGACATTATCTCACGAGTGTGTTTGGTGACATAAGAGTATGTTCAATCATACGTGTGCACATGTACAGAAATGTGTCCTGATTGATCGTGGACTCTCTGCTGCCGTCACCTGTCGTGTCACGAGTGGGTGCCTTGCTTTGGGTCACCAACGGCAACAGTGgaagagacaggtctcaaagaAGGGCTCCTACattcactactactactacatttTTTTAAGCGTTTAATCATTTTCAGTCACCTCCGTAAATGTCAGTCACGGGAGGAATATTGATGAAGTAACAACTCGATAGAACTTGATATTTTTCTTATAAACTTTAATGTGGACAAACAAAGCTGAGTTTGAGTGAATGAACACCAGGGAGTTCCTCGCAATGTACAAAACGTTAAgacttgaaaagaaaaagagtttcatttaaaataatcaGAACATTGTTGAGGTGAAAACTAGAACTAAGGGCGGGGTATGAAACCACACCCCCTCTCCAGAAGGGCGTCCTCTATATACACAGAACATTATTTACAGCACGTACAACAGCCACACGGGTGGGGGTGCAGGACATACACTGGGGTTTCAACCGTTTCTGGGGGGGTCACCGTCTGTCTAGCTCATGGTGATCATCTCATATTTGTCCTTCAGGCtgttgtcatcatcatcatcctcttcttcgtcatcctcctcctcctcctcctcctcctcttcgtgGGGCTTCTCAGGCTCGCTGTGGGTGTGGTGCAGCTCGATGAGCAGGAAGTAGATGACGGCGGCGACCACGCCCCCCACCATGGGCCCTGCCACGGGGATCCACCACCAGTTGTCTGCAGTGCTGCAAGCACCGAGAGAGAAAGGGGTCTAAAAGGTCGGCACTCGGCTTCCCCTGGACCAGCTGCACTCTCACGCCCCtcaagtaggaatgggtgatattttaccattcacgatataccgtcaaataaattccccacggtaataATTTGAAGAAAATGATAAATTTCcattgacgtttttgtgtaaatccagatttatggttctgcgttaaatccacgcacaacgtacgtgtgcgtgaaggaaggaaggaaggaaggaaggaaggaaggaaggaaggaaggaaggaaggaaggaaggaaggaaggaaggaaggaaggaaggaaggaaggaaggaaggaaggaaggaaggaaggaaggaaggaaggaatgagcgagccagaaagaaagaaagaaagatagatagatagaagataaattcccgttgatggcggatctgagagtgaggagtcattacagttttgcagtacaggtgtactaatgtaattggtgtagtttgtagcatttagtattcttttagagcagtgttttgggggctccaaagactgaatatggtgatagatttatagttacaaaggtggagttgaataggtagtttttttttatcgtcatttttatcgttatcgggataaattccagaaatgatcgtgataaatgttttagtccatatcgcccagccctaccctcAAGCAGGTGCTTGTGTTACACGGGAGGCAAAACCCCCGACCCCCGTTACCTGAAGACGTCCATACCCCATCCTGCCACGGCTGTGAACAGTCGGGGGCCCAGGTCTCTGGCAGGGTTCAGGGGGTAGCCGCAGTTGAGTCCCATGGACACCCCGATGGCCATGATGACCAGGCCGATGGCCAGAGGCTCCACCCCTTTAGGAGCTCCGATGTTTCCACCATCGATGATGGCCAGAATACACAGGACCAGCATACCTGTCCCCACCACCTGCAGGGAAACGGCTCTCCGTCGGTCAGCGGCAGCTCGTGGGCACGTACACCATCAACTCTTTATCTACTTTGAGGCAAACAGTGGTGACTTTCCTGTTAAAGTATCACATCATATGAAGTTTATTGAGCCTCATATATATTGTATACGGCGTTTATGGCCAAACGATAACAACGGCAATAAAAGAGCACACAGGTTTACGAGGTTTCTCTCAGGTGGAGGTGAAGACGTGaggtttttgcttttcttttctctgcttTTGCCATTTCTCTGTGACTGATGTTGACtttccccacccccacccctgcTATCCCCTGATACCCTGGATATCCCAAATCTCTGGTTTCCTGCTCACATCCTGGTGCTTCCTGCTACCCGGTCCCGTTTCCACCAACAGTTTGTGCTCCCGGTCCGGCCCGTTGTCCCGCTGGAGCCTCCCATCCAGGCCGTATTGCTACTGGCTTCACCAGGCTCTTGGTGGAACCGGTTCTGTCCTAGATGTAAAGTACTGGTCCAATGAGACCGCCTGTACCTCACTGAGCCAGTGGCCCTTCATGTGGgacttttacagaaacacgTCCCTGCTGGTTCTACTGGTTTCAGCTGATGGGGTTTCAGAGGTCGACGTGGTATTTTTGGATTCCTGTAACAACTAATCAGAGTGTTAAGTGGATGTGACCTTCCAGCGAGTGCCAGGAAGTGGGTCACCACACACCGACCCAAAGAGGGGGTGTTCTCGGGATAAACGGGGCCAGTCGATGCTGCATCCGGCACATTTGCCAGACtttgcagtgttttgggggctggACGGGACCTGCAGGGGACGATAGAGGGGAGTTCACTGGGTCACAGTGGGCGGCGCTCACCTGATCAATAAACCCGCCCAGAACGGACAGGTGTCTCGCAGGGTAGGAGGCGAAGATGTGAGCCGTGGCGTTGATCCCCGTCACAGACAGAATCCCACTGGTGAAGTCCATGAAGGCATCTGTGAGCAGGAGAGACAGACATCTCTGAGCGTGCACGTGGCTCCCACATGACGGAAGTTCAGCCAAAGGCGCCGAGCAAGGTGTCAGGGGTACTCACCGTAGTACAATCCAAAAACCGCAGCGGCTCCTGCGAAGGCGCCGAGAAACTGGGCGATGACGTAGAAGGGAAACTTCCAGATCTTTAGTTTACCCAGAATCACCATGGCCAGCGACACGGCGGGGTTCACGTGGCCCCCTGGGACAGAGGACAAAGCACAGCGTGACggaggggggacagggggggcgGCTGGCATCTCATCCTTTCATCATTAGTGAGGCCGTCACATTTACGAGGGCGACAGACGGGGGGCCGTCCCCTCAGCTCTGCTTTTACCAGGCCTCAGAGGCTGAATAACGGAGCTGATTACAAATTCACCCTCAACCCGCAGCCATCAATCAGGACGGAGCAGAAAGAGGTGGAGGCTTTCTATCATCAGATCTACACCCCACCAGTGCTCCTTTTTCTCTTAGTGCACCCCGGTATGAAGGGCCGCCGCAAAGGGTGTGCGAACcctgcgaccgcacggggcctcgcgctatgggccgtttttttttttttttttttttttttctcgttttttttccccttataaatatcaacagtcacgttccattacagacctaaatgtgtactagtctgtgcatatcaataaatatatgtgcaatgatgcgcgtgtctgttgttcaatacaactgatcagaccaagcgcagacacaagctgctctgatccagacggtggagttggaacaaactgtcacacaatgtcgagagaacgagacagattcaggaaatttccatcagggaatgaaaaaagaaaaaaactaaagaaaatggaagagtttaatgcctctctgaaaggctcgtttgataaatttgttacaaaaatcaccgatccgaccgggtctcaagcagccgtggggccccgcgtcgaggcaagccaaatgatgatgaggcaggggtaggtatccagtattttgctaattggagagttaaaattgcgcatatagacacccgatccagcccgaaaaacccaaaaatttagCGCAatggccccccccggccatttcgcacagggcctcgcaaatctcccagacggctctgccggTATGTGGATCAGGCCCAGTGCTGCTGGATATGAACACCACATGTTTAGACCAAAATAGTTCAAATCCAGACTTGTAAAACAGATGATGACAAGGTTGATTTGAGAGGGATCATTTTGATCACTTGCAGTCGCCAGATCTGTTTCAACCAATGGAGGAGGAGTTATGACGTGCATGAGATGAAAAATGATAAAGAGACGAGGTGGACGAAGATGAGCCGAGGGTTCACATCTGCATCTCTGGTTCCTCATAGGCCACGCCCCCCAAAAACAGCGGATAAagtaactcaactcaactcaacttccGTTTATTGCCACACGGCTAGGCCGCTGGAATTAGTTTCACGGTGCAGGTGGTAGCTGCAACAACACACCACAGCAGTAAAAAAGACAGAGTAATAATTGcagacaaaactggacaaggcaCACAACAGCACATATCAGACAAGACCACCGAAATAGGACAAGGAATTAAGCGGGAAAGAAAGAGTTGTTGTATCTCTTGTTCCTTTTACCCAGTGACTTATAAATAATCCTCCTCTGGGAGCGGAGGCCCTTAAACAGATAGTTAGCAGGGTGTGAGGGGTCCTCAATTATTTTAGTTGCCCGTGTGATGGTGTGGTGTTTGTAAAGGGAGTCCAGTGTGGGGAGTTCATGTTTAGTGAATTTTGAAGCCATTTTAATGATCCTGTCCAGTCTGTGTAGTGTATGTTTGGTTGTATTGCCGTACCATATGGTGATTGATAAACACAGAATATTTACACGAGCAAGGACTGATTCTGGGGCCGCTGGGACGGGCCAGAGGTGTTGTTGACTGGGCTCAGGCGTCTGGGATGGCCCGTCACACTACTGTGGGTCGACTAATCACTATTATGGatctttttgggaaaaaatggaTGCTATGTGCTCTGGATCAGAGAGGAAAAGGATAATCCAGACCGGGGCTGCATCGGTGCCCTTGGCGAAGGTCATTCGTACGCTTGTGGTGGCTACATTAATGCAGAGAAGACGTTTATGCTGCTTCAAGGCAACATCCGTCCCACAGACATGCATGCGGTAAAACCACGTCCTGCACACGTTACAGAGACACGGGTGAGACGGAGGGTGTCCTGATCCCAACTGAGCACGTGCAGTAATTCTGGCCCACTTTAACATCTGTCAGGATACACAGTAACGCAGTAACCCTGACGATGGAAGCGTTGCCTACACGTAAGAGCAGCTGACTGAGCTTTTCAAGTCcagtgtaaataaaaaataaatgaagcagCAGACTGAAGGTGGGAAACCGTTGAAATGAATTCTTCCCTCAGTATTAATCACAGGCACATTAATAATAAGCGTGGCGTGCTGAATGTCAGCAGGTTTGTGTAGGAACACAACGTGT includes the following:
- the LOC133444728 gene encoding aquaporin-9-like; the encoded protein is MEVQHSRSMRQHCALKHGIFKEFLAEFLGTFVLVLFGCGSVAQTVLSRNTLGEPLTVHIGFSVGLMMAAYVAGGVSGGHVNPAVSLAMVILGKLKIWKFPFYVIAQFLGAFAGAAAVFGLYYDAFMDFTSGILSVTGINATAHIFASYPARHLSVLGGFIDQVVGTGMLVLCILAIIDGGNIGAPKGVEPLAIGLVIMAIGVSMGLNCGYPLNPARDLGPRLFTAVAGWGMDVFSTADNWWWIPVAGPMVGGVVAAVIYFLLIELHHTHSEPEKPHEEEEEEEEEDDEEEDDDDDNSLKDKYEMITMS